The nucleotide sequence CTCTGGCGGCCGCGCCTCCGGGCGCTCGCGAGCCGGCTAGAGGAAATCTTGTTTAGAAAATACCCAAACAAGGTGTTCCTCTCTTTCCTTCTTTATTGGAGCTTTGGTTTTCAGGCAACCAAGTCCATTTCCGAGTAAGATATCAAATATTACCATTTAGTTAACCATGTGTGTTGTTGATATGTCTGGTTGTTTGGGCAGATGGAGTACCACAACATGACGAGGCGACCAATGTCGCCAACAATGATGTTTGCTATCAAGACCTACACGGCTCAGAACCGACAATACCGACAAAATCAACAATCGTTAAGACAGATAGCATCTTCCCATGGCTATGGTGCGATGAATCTGACATCCAATATCATGCAAGGTGCGAGTGAAAATTCTAGAATGTTTTATGTGACGGGCAATGTTGGCCCTTTGTCCTCTACTGCAGACATGGTTCTGCAGAACGCCAACATGGATACCTCACTGCCAGGTACAGATAGATTTACTGAGATCTTACCCACGCATATCCTTATTAAGGCTAGTAGTAAATGTGTACATTTAATGCACATTAATACTAGATATGATATTAGTTGCATGTTGATATTAGGTAGAATATTAATTGTTCACCAATTATGTTGTAAATTTATGCCGATATTGATACTTGCTATGATATTAATTGCGTGTAAGACATGTTCAACGACTCACCATTGCAGCAATGTAAGTCGTTGGATTAACATATGATTTGATGACTGAGATTAGTTGGATATGTAGACATTAGTTTGGGACTTCTAGCCTAGGAAGCCAGCAGCGTACTATACTGGATAAAAATCAACTTATCTTGTAACAAACACCACTGTTTTTTAGTCCAGCATCTGTGTTCAGAATGAAGCCATGCATCCACTAAGTAGCTATTATGTGATAGAAAAAGCTCTAAGTAAAATGCTAGCCTGAAAGATGTATTACTGGAACAATTTACCCATATTCATATCTGAATTTTCCAATTACACATAGACTATTAAGTCTTGGGAGGATTTTTTCTCCCTAGTTTGCCTGACCATGTTTCCCGTTTACTAACTTCGTATGTCTTGCATTTTTTTCCTAGAAGGAGCTTCTGATGGGCATGTGAACACAATGCTTTCACTAGGGATAAACCCTACACGACATGATCTTTCTGGAGCGTCCAATAACAACCTGTTAACACACAATCTGGATACACGTGAAGCCAACAGATTCTCTGTAATAACTCTAGACTGTGCTACTGCTTTACATATACGAAATATTATTGTTACTATATGTATCCCTAAAGCTCTGCTAAACACTACAGCCCAAGGTGGCGCAGGGACGCCCGGCACCTGTGAAGGATCTCCCAAGGGAACCAAAATtcacctgcccagtctgcatcaatGAGCTGGTCGATGCATCGTCTACTATCTGCGGCCACATCTTCTGCAAGAAATGCATAGAGGCCTCCATCCGATTTCAGAAGAAGTGCCCTACCTGTCGTAGGAGGCTGACCATGAGAAATTTCCACCGAATCTACCTCCCGGCGATGGATTGAGCTGATCCAGCCATTCTAGGCGTGGTGGAGTATCAACACCCGACCCTTCCTCCTTAACGGCATTTTTGTGATTCTGTCTGAACTATTCTTCATGGGGTTATCACTAGAATTCAAAGCAACGATTTAATAAGTGCTCGACTCATAGTAAACAAACTTTTAATCTGCATCCTTGGTGGTAAAGGATACCTTTCTCGTGGGAATTTGAAacatgtgccatggtattgtgaaCATCTGCAAAGAATTACAAATATATTTTTTGCTTGTCAGGGTATATGGTGTGTTCACGCATGCACTCTAGGATATGTGTCTGTGCAAggctatcatgtttaattagcaATAGCAGTAGACACTGTTACTGGTCGACCGACTAGGAACAAGTTGAGTAGAGCCCTAAAAGACATCAGACTGATAATTTATTTCCAATTGAGATATGGCCCAATCTCCCTTAAAAGACATAATTGTATTTCCTCACACTACTTGCCTGCTTGACAATTCCTTACCGAAACAGTCTCCAACCAGGACATGATGCTCTCCTTCGTGCTATTATATATTTTTGCATCCTTCCTAATATCTTCTATTTTTTCACACTAAGTGGTGCTTCCATTATATGGGCCTTGGTTTTTGGGCAATAGCAtatgtgtcattctttttttttgagaaaaggcCCAGCCTACAGTTATATTACCACTGAGGAGATAATACAATCCTCCATGAGGAGGGGTTTAAGAGTGAGGGGGACATCTCCTATACATTTATAATCTCCATGTATTCTAGCAAGAGCGGCAAGCTCATGTGCTAGGTTGTTGCTGGATCTTCTCACGGCCTTGATGGTGACTTCACTGAACATTTTCATGAGGTCCCTACTGTCCGTGACAAGGGGGAAAAGGGCAGATTGATTGTGTAATTTGAAGTCCAGTAGCGCTGGAATGGATGCACAGTCTGTTTCCACACATAGAGGTCTGACGTAAATTTTACTTACAACAGAGAGTCCGTGTAATATCGCAGCTAGTTCGGCTTCTTCCGGATCTTTGCACGACTGCAGACGATTTCCACCTGAGACCACAACAAGCCCCCTGTAGTCTCTGACTATGAATCCAGCTGCGGACTCCCCCGTGCTCGGTATGAATGATGCATCAGTATTCAGCTTCCAGGTACCTGCAGTCGGAGAACCCATTGGCTCCTAGATGAACACCGTCTCACAAGTTGAGTTGGGGCTGATTGCTCTATATGGCACTCATCTCTGTCATTGACGGGCAGGCCATTAATCTGTCCCAGCCCCGTGGCTTGCTTCCCTTTCTTAATTTCCTCACGCTTCCCCTCTTCTTTGTTACTTCCGTGATGTTCCACCACTTGAACATTGGCCATATTATCCGTGTGTCGTCTTTCTCCTAGACTGATTTCATCCGCATATTTAACCAAGAATTGGACCGACTGACCCACCATTGCCCTGCCTTTTGCATGGATGCAGTCATCCCTTAGCCACCATGCTCGCCATAACAACAGGAGCACATTTCTGCGTACTACAGGAGTACATGAGCCCAGGAGGTTTTGTAGCCAATCATTTCCTGTAAAACGAAAACTGTCTTCTGAGGGTAGTTCCCAGACTGACCTCATTTCATGCCTAAGCGCTCTGGCTTTTGTGCATTCAATCACCGCATGGAATTCATTTTCAGTCTTGCTCCCACATATGTTGCATATGTTATCAATTTCCAGGGTTCTTTTCCACTTGTTTTCCTTTGTGGGAAGAGTTTCTGTGGCTACTCGCCAAGCAAAAATCCTAACCTTCTCCGGGACTTTTGCCTTCCAAATGTAATCCCATATGCATCTATTATCAGCTTCAGCACCAAAACTAGAGGCTGGTGGTATGGCCTGTTGTTTGAGCTGAGTTCCCCCAGCTTATATGCACTCCGCACGGAGAATATTCCAGATTTTTTGCCGTGCCATGCAACACAGTTGTCGACATCCCTCCTTGGAATTTTGATCTTACATATTTCATTTGCATCGAAACTGTGAAACAGTTGGTGTATCAGGGCCTCATCCCATTCTTTGGCATCATGTTTCATGAGTTGATTCACCCATCTCAATCTTGACCTCTTCTTAAATTCAGTAACCTTGAGGCCGCTCTTTCTAGGGACCCATTGGTCTCTTTGGATTTGGATTTGTTTCCCATTTCCAACTCTCCATATCAGtcctttcttcaatagctccagccCATGTTCAATTCCTCTCCATGTCTGAGAGGCATCTGACGCAAACACTGTGTCCAGAAGCTTACCTTTAGGATAGTATTTTGATTTTAGGACACGGGCACATAGGCTATCTGGCCGTTGGAGGAGGCGCCAACCTTGCCTGGCAAGAAGAGCTTGGTTGAAAATTTTCATATCTCGAAAGCCGATCCCTCCTGCTCTTTTGGGCTTTACCATTTGCTCCCATGCCATCCAATGAACTTTCCTATGCCCTTCCTCCTCTCCCCACCAGAACTCTCTAATCAGTCGCTCATACTTGTCACAAAAACCCACCGAGAATTTGAAAACCCCCATGGCATATGTCGGAAGAGCCTGGACCACCGACTTCACATTCACCTCCTTCGCAGCAAAGGACATATGTCTTCCATCCCAATCGTTGCATTTTTTTGAGAAATTTGTCCATGATGGGCTGGAATTTTGCATCTTTCATTCTCCCTTTCGGGGTTGGAAGACCCAAGTATTTGCTTTCGAAAGTAGCTGTATCACACGCAAGGATATCTTTAATTTCCTGCTGAAGTGTATTAGGACAATGCTCACTAAATAAGATAGAGCACTTACTGCTACTTAGGAGCTGCCCCGTGCATTTTTGGAACATGGATAGAGCTCCTTTCACCACTCTAGCTT is from Triticum aestivum cultivar Chinese Spring chromosome 3A, IWGSC CS RefSeq v2.1, whole genome shotgun sequence and encodes:
- the LOC123059025 gene encoding probable histone acetyltransferase HAC-like 1 isoform X1, which gives rise to MNGWERTLMNQVGSAGLGVGGSGGMRPWQPQMQDVVGLAAAADPQFVRLRDNAREKIFKFLLTLQLLPLWRPRLRALASRLEEILFRKYPNKMEYHNMTRRPMSPTMMFAIKTYTAQNRQYRQNQQSLRQIASSHGYGAMNLTSNIMQGASENSRMFYVTGNVGPLSSTADMVLQNANMDTSLPEGASDGHVNTMLSLGINPTRHDLSGASNNNLLTHNLDTREANRFSPKVAQGRPAPVKDLPREPKFTCPVCINELVDASSTICGHIFCKKCIEASIRFQKKCPTCRRRLTMRNFHRIYLPAMD
- the LOC123059025 gene encoding probable histone acetyltransferase HAC-like 1 isoform X2, with the translated sequence MNGWERTLMNQVGSAGLGVGGSGGMRPWQPQMQDVVGLAAAADPQFVRLRDNAREKIFKFLLTLQLLPLWRPRLRALASRLEEILFRKYPNKMEYHNMTRRPMSPTMMFAIKTYTAQNRQYRQNQQSLRQIASSHGYGAMNLTSNIMQGASENSRMFYVTGNVGPLSSTADMVLQNANMDTSLPGASDGHVNTMLSLGINPTRHDLSGASNNNLLTHNLDTREANRFSPKVAQGRPAPVKDLPREPKFTCPVCINELVDASSTICGHIFCKKCIEASIRFQKKCPTCRRRLTMRNFHRIYLPAMD